In Larimichthys crocea isolate SSNF chromosome VI, L_crocea_2.0, whole genome shotgun sequence, one genomic interval encodes:
- the si:dkey-28n18.9 gene encoding sorting nexin-6: MMEEVKDVSPTLSVHGHNIKVTEALKDGDTLTFLLVSQKVSGTGEYHVARTYDDFEWLQQHLFSQEDVPGIQGVIFPPLPAKAQVNASAKVVKQLGFLALEEWQPYCKALEAFLRQIAAHSILSKNKAVEIFLTSSDPPGRQRIKKNIFNRLSQAVEGMRKEGHKDVDEFFQTERDHNLLLTGCTKTAAEKFLDVVLTEQKIAVACGHFSAALHLCVEPGEDPDKQAFSKACVKLSEVFDSMKKNMTSVAENNLNTLGLGLDLESRYQEAEKEMLFRRTCKLVELEAARKNAEKAKPVKKAAMEEVKKAAETEFEHICGVAKQEIAHFHGVRVEMLRQSLVEWCEKQLLTAKENADQFNQHLQAFRGLA; this comes from the exons ATGATG GAAGAAGTGAAGGACGTTTCACCTACTCTGAGTGTCCATGGTCATAACATTAAGGTTACAGAGGCACTGAAAGACGGGGACACACTTACTTTCCTACTTGTGTCTCAAAAG GTGTCTGGGACAGGAGAGTACCATGTGGCTCGGACCTATGATGATTTTGAATGGCTCCAGCAGCACCTGTTCTCTCAGGAGGATGTGCCCGGGATCCAGGGAGTCATA tttcctcctcttcctgcaaAGGCTCAGGTGAATGCATCTGCAAAAGTCGTGAAACAGCTTG GTTTTCTTGCTCTGGAAGAGTGGCAGCCGTACTGTAAAGCGCTGGAAGCCTTCCTCCGGCAGATTGCTGCACACAGCATACTCAGCAAAAATAAAGCAGTGGAGATCTTCCTGACCAGCTCAGAC CCTCCAGGCAGacagagaataaagaaaaacattttcaaccgGCTGAGCCAAGCTGTGGAAGGGATGAGGAAAGAAGGCCATAAG gacGTGGATGAGTTCTTTCAAACTGAACGTGATCATAACCTTCTTCTAACCGGCTGTACCAAAACTGCAGCTGAG aaatTCCTGGATGTGGTGCTAACTGAGCAAA AAATAGCAGTGGCCTGTGGACACTTCTCAGCTGCTTTGCATCTCTGCGTTGAACCTGGGGAGGATCCTGACAAACAGGCTTTCTCTAA GGCTTGTGTGAAACTATCCGAAGTCTTCGATTCTATGAAG aaaaatatgacaagCGTCGCTGAGAACAACTTGAACACTCTTGGGCTAGGCCTGGACTTGGAGTCACGCTACCAGGAGGCAGAAAAG GAAATGCTCTTCAGGAGAACCTGTAAACTAGTGGAGTTAGAGGCTGCGAGGAAGAACGCAGAGAAGGCCAAACCTGTAAAGAAGGCTGCT atggaggaggtgaagaaagcagcagagacagagttTGAACACATTTGTGGAGTTGCTAAACAGGAG ATCGCGCACTTCCATGGCGTGCGTGTGGAGATGTTGCGGCAGTCTCTGGTTGAGTGGTGTGAAAAGCAGCTTCTTACGGCCAAAGAAAACGCCGACCAGTTCAACCAGCACCTGCAAGCCTTTAGGGGTCTGGCCTAG
- the zc3h10 gene encoding zinc finger CCCH domain-containing protein 10, giving the protein MPDRDSSYLSGGGGSAGNLGEEVGPGSGLAGGSTEGRGGSGGSVGGNISGSGSMGGGGALGNGNSCGNGGGGGQGGGLALDGVCRDFIRNVCKRGKRCRFRHPDFNEVPDLGVQKNEFIFCHDHQNKECMRSNCRFVHGSKEDEDYYKKTGELPPRLRGKVAARLGLSPMDLPHSRGEVPICRDFLKGECQRGNKCKFRHVKKDYEYEPSRVGVGGVVGPGASGMVNAGGGIGVGGGVACGGMQGLVGGGGGSNMMGMGCPSLGGCRDPGIAGVGGVGVGGMSGCLSISSAGQRRYDRSSCSVYDPLLESGLFDPGSLEASMDHTALQFKRRRLEGLRLADGSGGGHYELGVQAALPPRPLEYRFLEEENSLLRKRVEELKKQVSNLIATNEVLLEQNAQFRSQAKVMTLSSTPAPTEQSLAPPVGAVSSYNHGIAQTHTTLSSAGLQPRPVTQQDLVAPTGAPAAPPSNAAPPSAPPPHLNPEITPLSAALAQTIAQGMAPPVSMAPVAVSVAPVAVSMTQPLPGITMSHATTPMVSYPIASQSMRITTLPH; this is encoded by the exons ATGCCTGACCGGGACAGTTCCTACCTGTCAGGTGGTGGTGGGAGTGCTGGTAATCTGGGTGAGGAAGTAGGACCTGGGTCCGGTTTGGCAGGTGGCTCAACGGAGGGCAGAGGAGGTTCAGGAGGAAGTGTTGGAGGCAACATCTCTGGTTCTGGGAGCATGGGGGGAGGAGGAGCGCTTGGGAATGGCAACAGCTGTGGGAATGGTGGAGGTGGGGGCCAAGGTGGGGGACTGGCGTTGGACGGCGTCTGCAGAGACTTCATACGCAATGTCTGCAAGAGAGGGAAGCGCTGCCGGTTTAGACACCCAGACTTTAATGAGGTGCCAGACTTGGGCGTGCAAAAGAACGAATTCATCTTCTGTCATGACCACCAGAATAAAGAGTGCATGCGCTCCAACTGCCGCTTTGTCCATGGCTCTAAAGAAGATGAGGACTATTACAAGAAAACAGGAGAGCTACCCCCCAGACTAAGAGGGAAAGTTGCAGCACGACTGGGCCTGTCCCCCATGGATCTCCCCCACAGCCGTGGGGAGGTCCCTATCTGCAGAGACTTCCTGAAGGGGGAGTGCCAGAGGggcaataaatgtaaatttcgGCATGTGAAAAAAGACTACGAATATGAGCCTTCCAGGGTTGGAGTGGGTGGTGTTGTGGGGCCAGGTGCCAGTGGAATGGTGAATGCTGGGGGAGGGATAGGTGTTGGAGGAGGAGTTGCCTGCGGAGGAATGCAAGGACTTgtaggaggtggaggtggaagtaATATGATGGGGATGGGCTGCCCCAGCCTGGGTGGTTGCAGAGATCCAGGTATCGCAGGCGTTGGGGGTGTAGGTGTAGGTGGGATGAGTGGTTGCCTGTCCATAAGTTCTGCAGGGCAAAGGCGATATGACAGGAGCTCATGCTCAGTGTATGACCCCCTACTTGAAAGTGGGCTCTTTGATCCTGGCTCCCTGGAAGCCTCTATGGACCACACAGCTCTACAGTTTAAGAGGCGGCGGTTGGAGGGCCTGCGTCTGGCAGATGGGAGTGGAGGTGGGCACTATGAGCTGGGAGTCCAAGCCGCGTTGCCACCACGTCCCCTGGAGTACAGGTTCCTGGAGGAGGAAAACTCCCTGCTGAGGAAGAGAGTAGAAGAGTTGAAGAAGCAG gTCTCAAATCTCATTGCCACCAATGAGGTTCTCCTGGAGCAGAACGCCCAGTTCCGAAGCCAGGCCAAGGTGATGACGCTGTCTTCCACCCCTGCACCCACTGAGCAGAGTCTGGCGCCCCCTGTGGGTGCAGTAAGCTCCTACAATCACGGCATCGCCCAGACTCACACCACCCTCAGCAGCGCCGGACTGCAGCCTCGTCCCGTCACCCAGCAAGACCTGGTCGCTCCTACCGGCGCCCCCGCAGCACCCCCGTCAAATGCCGCCCCGCCCTCGGCCCCTCCGCCCCACCTCAACCCTGAGATCACCCCCCTCTCAGCCGCCCTCGCACAGACCATCGCTCAAGGGATGGCACCACCTGTGTCTATGGCACCGGTGGCTGTATCCGTGGCACCGGTGGCAGTGTCCATGACACAGCCTCTGCCTGGCATCACCATGAGTCACGCCACCACCCCGATGGTGTCGTACCCCATTGCGAGTCAGAGCATGAGGATCACCACTCTGCCTCACTAA
- the zgc:152986 gene encoding dnaJ homolog subfamily B member 9 has translation MEAQGVFRWMQACVFLLLCLSQVLPAAAAAHPPETSRNYYDTLNVEPTATDSQIKKSFRKLAMKYHPDKNKSADAEKTFREIAEAYKVLSNKEQRRLYDNMGHDAFVKKDSPVHSEDEHDASSFFSFTEFFHDFDDGSFVEEPVFHFYQGGEDEGGQYEHYSFEDPGFTFFFGDGEADEEDLYF, from the exons ATGGAAGCGCAAGGTGTTTTCCGCTGGATGCAAGCCTGCgtgttcctgctgctgtgtttatctcaagtcctgcctgctgctgctgctgctcatcccCCAGAGACGAGCAGAAATTACTATGATACCCTCAACGTTGAGCCAACAGCAACTGACAGCCAGATAAAGAAGAGTTTCCGCAAACTGGCCATGAAATACCACCCCGATAAGAACAAGAGCGCCGATGCAGAGAAGACATTCAGAGAGATTGCTGAAG CCTACAAGGTGCTATCCAACAAGGAACAGAGGAGGCTGTATGACAACATGGGACACGATGCTTTCGTGAAAAAAGACTCCCCTGTACACTCCGAGGATGAACACGATGCGAGTTcctttttcagtttcacagaGTTCTTCCACGACTTCGATGACGGTTCCTTCGTGGAGGAGCCGGTCTTCCACTTTTATCAGGGTGGCGAGGATGAGGGCGGCCAGTATGAACATTACAGTTTTGAAGATCCTGGCTTCACCTTTTTCTTTGGGGATGGGGAGGCAGATGAAGAAGATTTGTACTTCTAG